From a single Planctellipticum variicoloris genomic region:
- the tyrS gene encoding tyrosine--tRNA ligase, with amino-acid sequence MSTFAAVDEQLAIIRRGVEKIVPEEELAKRLDESRRTGKPLRIKYGIDPTGIDVHLGHTVPLRKMRQFQELGHQAVIIIGNYTALVGDPSGRDHARSKKLTAEDVERNAQDYLQQVGKVVDLSRAEIHRNGDWFGKMSFADVIQLCGKVTVAQLLTRDDFAKRYAAQSPIFLHECLYPVMQAWDSVVIKADIELGGTEQLYSFMLARDLQRDQNLPQQIGVMSPILVGLDGVRRMGKSLGNYIGISESPYEMMKKFMQLPDEVMRMYFELLTSLPLSDVEAILAGHPKAAKVRLAEEVIGFYHAAGEAKESAERWQREIGGGALPDEIPELAIPASELRDGMLPAAVLLKLSGLVASTSDARRLIAQGGAYFGEDQQAMTTHDQPIPVADGLLVKAGKKRLGRVKLT; translated from the coding sequence ATGAGTACGTTTGCGGCTGTCGACGAGCAACTGGCGATCATTCGCCGGGGCGTGGAGAAGATCGTTCCCGAAGAGGAACTGGCGAAGCGGCTGGACGAAAGCCGGCGGACCGGGAAGCCGCTGCGGATCAAGTACGGGATCGACCCGACCGGGATCGACGTTCATCTGGGCCACACGGTCCCGCTGCGCAAGATGCGTCAGTTTCAGGAACTGGGACACCAGGCCGTCATCATCATCGGGAACTACACGGCTCTCGTCGGCGATCCGAGCGGTCGCGATCACGCCCGCAGCAAGAAGCTGACGGCCGAGGACGTCGAGCGAAATGCGCAAGACTACCTGCAGCAGGTCGGCAAAGTGGTGGACCTGTCGCGGGCCGAGATCCACCGCAACGGCGACTGGTTCGGCAAGATGTCGTTTGCGGATGTGATCCAGCTCTGCGGCAAAGTGACCGTGGCGCAGCTTCTGACGCGGGACGACTTCGCCAAGCGCTACGCCGCTCAGTCGCCGATCTTCCTGCACGAGTGCCTGTATCCCGTGATGCAGGCGTGGGACTCGGTGGTGATCAAGGCGGACATCGAGCTGGGGGGGACCGAGCAGCTCTACAGCTTCATGCTCGCGCGGGACTTGCAGCGGGATCAGAATTTGCCGCAGCAGATCGGCGTGATGTCGCCGATCCTGGTGGGTCTCGACGGCGTCCGGCGGATGGGGAAGAGCCTGGGGAACTACATCGGCATCAGCGAGTCGCCGTACGAGATGATGAAGAAGTTCATGCAGCTCCCCGACGAGGTGATGCGGATGTACTTCGAGCTGCTGACCAGCCTGCCACTGAGCGACGTGGAGGCGATTCTCGCCGGACATCCCAAGGCTGCCAAAGTCCGTCTGGCCGAAGAGGTGATCGGCTTCTACCACGCGGCCGGCGAGGCGAAAGAATCGGCCGAACGCTGGCAGCGCGAGATCGGCGGCGGGGCGCTGCCCGACGAGATTCCCGAACTGGCGATACCCGCCAGCGAGTTGCGCGACGGAATGCTGCCGGCGGCGGTGCTGCTGAAGCTGTCGGGGCTCGTGGCGTCGACCAGCGATGCCCGCCGGTTGATTGCTCAGGGAGGCGCGTATTTCGGCGAGGATCAGCAGGCGATGACGACCCACGATCAGCCGATTCCGGTGGCAGACGGTCTGCTGGTGAAGGCGGGGAAGAAGCGGCTGGGAAGGGTGAAGCTGACGTAG
- a CDS encoding ArnT family glycosyltransferase encodes MTPRKPPAAVPGHVPGEVSRRIDVAAAAWLILFSLWFYSLDMPNNRPSTRLDVLQSAPFHLLDVIDPPEVKDAPPGGWSGLLQRLPLLLAAAGLAAGAWGWGRLGLRAVGVDAALTRAERFYLAGMLGLTVLSTVTLVLGLLGLLAAGWFWGWGTLGFFAGVWAAWMTPPCASPGPVRRREELPFSTTWRIVLGAVMVAFLLPLLIGSLTPQNDFDVCEYHLGGPKEWLQQGRITFLSHNVYTSFPFLTEMLLLAGMAAWGEWHTGALVGQAVLALYAPLTAVGLYAFGRRWFSPAAGWMSAVVWLSIPWTTRISIIAYAEGGLSAYIFAAMIAAGVALEVLRAKDGKIDRTLLAWASLAGVFAGGAFGCKYPGLLVSTIPVGLALVWAGGKSASLKTRGWLVGVYSAGVLLVAGPWLLKNLCETGNPVYPLAYGLFGGVDWTPADHAKWQHGHPLPHYASFGAWAVDLVRKLQDFVGNNDWHSGLVFAFVPLAWLLERGRWLIGLIALYLGWLFLEWFLLTHHIDRFWVPMLPVASLLAGAGWSACATGVRRKLVPPVLLAGLLLNLAIVTSGLVGYSAGLTDLSVGRQRAAPVLSFLKHEIDDGGLPADFHPLCVGEAALFHAEFPVTYNTVFDHSLFEEWCGVDDPDVSSAERPLKPAEEILATLASRGVTHLYVNWAEVVRYRLTYGYTDFASPRRFDELVAAGVLDRAINLPDQVALAPLGEGNEAAEIRRWAPEQIVAGSEPPLYVARQLFRVRGR; translated from the coding sequence GTGACTCCGCGCAAACCTCCGGCAGCAGTGCCCGGGCATGTTCCGGGAGAGGTTTCGCGCAGGATCGACGTCGCTGCTGCGGCCTGGTTGATCCTCTTCAGTCTCTGGTTCTACTCGCTCGACATGCCCAATAACCGGCCGTCGACGCGGCTGGATGTGCTGCAGTCGGCGCCGTTTCATCTGCTCGACGTGATCGACCCTCCCGAGGTCAAAGACGCTCCGCCGGGCGGCTGGTCGGGGCTGCTGCAGCGCTTGCCGCTGTTGCTCGCCGCGGCGGGACTGGCGGCGGGGGCGTGGGGCTGGGGCCGGCTCGGGCTGCGGGCTGTCGGCGTCGATGCGGCGCTGACGCGCGCCGAGCGGTTCTATCTCGCCGGGATGCTCGGACTGACTGTGCTGTCGACCGTGACGTTGGTCCTGGGACTGCTGGGTCTGCTGGCCGCCGGCTGGTTCTGGGGCTGGGGGACGCTCGGATTTTTCGCCGGCGTCTGGGCAGCATGGATGACGCCGCCGTGTGCTTCGCCGGGGCCTGTGCGACGGCGGGAGGAGTTGCCGTTCTCGACGACGTGGCGAATCGTTCTGGGGGCGGTGATGGTGGCGTTTCTGCTGCCGCTGCTGATCGGCTCGCTGACGCCGCAGAACGATTTTGACGTCTGCGAGTATCATCTCGGCGGTCCCAAGGAGTGGCTGCAGCAGGGGCGGATCACGTTTCTGTCGCACAATGTCTACACGAGCTTTCCGTTTCTAACGGAGATGCTTCTGCTGGCGGGGATGGCTGCGTGGGGCGAATGGCATACGGGAGCACTCGTCGGCCAGGCGGTCCTTGCGCTCTACGCCCCGCTGACGGCGGTCGGGCTCTACGCGTTCGGCCGACGCTGGTTCTCGCCGGCCGCCGGCTGGATGTCGGCGGTGGTCTGGCTGTCGATCCCGTGGACGACGCGGATCTCGATCATCGCCTATGCCGAGGGAGGCTTGAGCGCCTACATTTTCGCGGCGATGATCGCCGCGGGGGTTGCGCTGGAAGTTCTGCGGGCGAAGGACGGGAAGATCGATCGAACGCTGCTGGCCTGGGCGAGTCTGGCGGGCGTCTTCGCCGGCGGAGCGTTCGGCTGCAAGTATCCGGGGTTGCTGGTGTCGACGATTCCCGTGGGCCTGGCGCTCGTCTGGGCCGGCGGGAAGTCGGCGTCGCTCAAGACGCGCGGCTGGCTGGTCGGGGTCTACTCCGCCGGGGTCCTGCTGGTCGCCGGTCCGTGGCTGCTGAAGAATCTCTGCGAGACCGGCAATCCGGTTTATCCGCTCGCGTACGGGCTCTTCGGCGGCGTCGACTGGACTCCCGCCGATCATGCCAAATGGCAGCACGGGCATCCGCTGCCGCACTATGCCAGCTTCGGCGCATGGGCAGTCGATCTGGTTCGCAAGCTGCAGGATTTCGTCGGCAACAACGACTGGCACAGCGGGCTGGTGTTCGCCTTCGTTCCGCTGGCGTGGTTGCTGGAGCGGGGGCGGTGGCTGATCGGGCTGATTGCGCTGTACCTGGGCTGGCTGTTTCTGGAGTGGTTCCTGCTGACGCACCACATCGACCGCTTCTGGGTGCCGATGCTGCCGGTAGCGTCGCTGCTGGCGGGGGCGGGGTGGTCGGCGTGTGCGACGGGCGTCCGGCGGAAACTGGTCCCGCCGGTGCTGCTGGCGGGACTGTTGCTGAATCTGGCGATCGTGACGAGCGGGCTGGTGGGATACAGTGCGGGGCTGACGGATCTGTCCGTTGGCCGGCAGCGGGCGGCGCCGGTGCTGAGTTTCCTGAAGCACGAGATCGACGACGGAGGATTGCCGGCGGACTTTCATCCGCTCTGCGTGGGAGAAGCCGCCCTGTTCCATGCGGAGTTTCCGGTCACGTACAACACGGTCTTCGACCATTCGCTGTTTGAGGAGTGGTGCGGGGTCGACGATCCGGACGTTTCCTCCGCCGAGCGGCCTTTAAAGCCGGCGGAGGAAATTCTTGCGACGCTGGCCAGCCGCGGCGTGACGCATCTCTACGTCAACTGGGCCGAAGTTGTCCGGTATCGGCTGACCTACGGGTACACCGATTTCGCCAGTCCCCGGCGGTTCGACGAACTGGTGGCCGCGGGCGTGCTCGATCGAGCCATCAACTTGCCGGACCAGGTGGCACTGGCGCCGCTGGGCGAAGGCAACGAGGCCGCCGAGATTCGCCGCTGGGCGCCAGAACAGATCGTCGCCGGATCGGAACCGCCGCTGTATGTGGCGCGTCAGTTGTTTCGCGTTCGCGGACGGTGA